In the Aeromicrobium fastidiosum genome, GCGGTTGAGCAGGATGATGCCGGCCGTCGACAGACCCGCTCCACCGATGAGCATCAGGTGCGTCGGGCCCCACAGCGTGACGTCCTGGCCGAACAGCCGGTGCCACACGTCGTCGAGCGGGAAACCGATGAGGGCGTAGAGGCCGCACGCCGCGATGAAGATGCCGCTGACGGGGGCGTACCAGTGGCGCGTGATGCGCACCGCGGCGACGCCGGGACGCTCGCCGTCGCGCGGGTAGACGATCGCCGACATGCCCGCCACGAACAGCGCGAAGAGCCCGTAGAGGATCAGGTAGTGGGCGGGGTTGGCCAACGGCCCGGCATCACGGCCGCGACCGGCGTGCAGGCTGACGTCCCACATGAACCCCAGCAGCGCGACGATCAGCGAGCTGCCGACGAACATCGTCGGGATCGTCGACCAGCCGGGCTCGCCGTACCTCGCGCCCAGGAGCCGGCCGAGACGGTCGAACCACTCGATGCGGTGCGTGCGGTGCGCCCACGCGATGACGAGGAGGACGACCGTGACGACGGTCGCTGCGACGGAGAGCCAGATGACCTGCTGGAGCTCGGCACCGCCGACGGGAGCGGTCGCGGGATCGGTTGCTGTGACGAACATTCCCGGAGTATGTCAGTGACGATGTGCCATGACAAGTGTCAGATAGCTCAGTGAGCGATGACCTCGTGCGCCTCGCGGCCCTTGGGACCGTCGACGACCTCGAACTCGACCTTCTGGCCGTCCTCGAGCGTCTTGTAGCCGTCGGACGCGATCTTCGACCAGTGGACGAAGACATCGTCCTGACCCTCGATCTCGATGAACCCGTAGCCCTTGTCAGCGTTGAACCACTTGACGGTGCCATGCACCATGCCGCTACTCCCACCTGTCACGAACGAACCCACCTGCCGAGGGGCCGATGCGCTGAGCCTATACGTCTCGAGGCCCACGGGCTACGGCG is a window encoding:
- a CDS encoding cold-shock protein — its product is MVHGTVKWFNADKGYGFIEIEGQDDVFVHWSKIASDGYKTLEDGQKVEFEVVDGPKGREAHEVIAH